In a genomic window of Scyliorhinus torazame isolate Kashiwa2021f chromosome 5, sScyTor2.1, whole genome shotgun sequence:
- the LOC140419386 gene encoding uncharacterized protein, giving the protein MEKPWKCGDCGMGFNYPSELETHRRSHTGERPFTCSVCGKGFTQSSNLLTHQLVHTDQRPFKCADCEKSFKGRMDLLIHQHTHTGERPFTCLECGKGFTQLSHLLTHQLVHTDQRPFKCADCEKSFKSRKYLLMHQRTHTGERPFTCSVCGKGFNVLSNLRTHHQVHSDQRPFKCAECEKSFKSRNDLLFHQRTHTGEKPFTCSTCGKGFTQSSNLRTHQRVHTEKRPFKCADCGKSFKSKRCLMIHQITHTGERPFTCSVCRKGFICSSQLLRHQRVHTGQRPYTCPVCEKKFTQSSHLTRHQLVHTDQRPFKCSDCEKRFTSKQNLLKHQRVHTETES; this is encoded by the coding sequence atggagaaaccgtggaaatgtggggactgtgggatgggattcaattacccgtctgaattggaaactcatcgccgcagccacactggggaaaggccatttacctgctccgtgtgtgggaagggattcactcagtcatcgaatctcctgacacaccaacttgttcacactgatcagagaccttttaaatgcgctgactgtgaaaagagctttaaaggCAGAATGGATTTACTGATACACCAACatacacacactggggagaggccattcacctgtttggaatgtgggaagggattcactcagttatcacacctcctgacacaccaacttgttcatactgatcagagaccatttaaatgtgctgactgtgaaaagagctttaaaagcagaaagtatTTACTGatgcatcaacgcactcacactggagaaaggccgttcacctgctccgtgtgtgggaagggatttaatgttTTATCAAATCTCCGGACTCACCATCAggtccactctgaccagagaccgtttaaatgtgctgaatgtgagaagagctttaaaagcagaaatgatttactgttccaccaacgcactcacactggggagaagccgttcacctgctccacatgtgggaaaggattcactcagtcatcgaacctccggacacaccaacgtgttcacactgaaaagagaccttttaaatgtgctgactgtgggaagagctttaaaagtaaaaggtGTTTAATGATACATCAaatcactcacactggggagaggccgttcacctgctccgtgtgtaggaagggattcatatgttcatcccagcttctgagacaccagcgggttcacactgggcagagaccgtacacttgccccgtgtgtgagaaaaaattcactcagtcatcccacctgactagacaccaacttgttcacactgatcagagaccttttaaatgttctgactgtgaaaaaAGGTTTACAAGTAAAcagaatctgctgaaacaccagcgagttcacactgaaacagaatcatag